One genomic window of Streptomyces sp. NBC_01498 includes the following:
- a CDS encoding nicotinamide mononucleotide transporter family protein, giving the protein MSALAAWPGTAWLNAEAFTAFGQHIIWSDMVGNTVGLIALALGWRRSILTWPAQLLSGVILVAAYASAHLSGGVGKQLLVIGVALWGWRMWQRGRQQAQDGTIAVRFATWPERWLLLGGTALGTLAVGGLFTALPELSWNPWPDAYIFVGTLAAMVAQARGLVEFWFAWLLVDLVGVPLAFSSGLAFSGFVYVVYLGLVLWGLRDWWLRTRAATTALEGATA; this is encoded by the coding sequence ATGAGCGCCCTCGCCGCCTGGCCCGGTACGGCGTGGCTGAACGCGGAGGCGTTCACCGCCTTCGGCCAGCACATCATCTGGTCCGACATGGTCGGCAACACCGTCGGCCTGATCGCCCTCGCCCTCGGCTGGCGCCGTTCGATCCTCACCTGGCCCGCGCAGCTCCTGTCCGGCGTCATCCTTGTCGCCGCCTACGCCTCCGCGCACCTCAGCGGCGGTGTGGGCAAGCAACTCCTCGTCATCGGCGTCGCGTTGTGGGGCTGGCGGATGTGGCAGCGCGGGCGGCAACAGGCCCAGGACGGCACGATCGCCGTACGGTTCGCCACCTGGCCCGAGCGTTGGCTGCTGCTGGGCGGCACGGCCCTGGGCACCCTCGCGGTCGGCGGCCTGTTCACCGCCCTGCCCGAACTGTCCTGGAACCCGTGGCCCGACGCGTACATCTTCGTCGGCACCCTCGCCGCGATGGTCGCCCAGGCGCGCGGCCTGGTGGAGTTCTGGTTCGCCTGGCTGCTGGTCGACCTCGTCGGCGTCCCGCTCGCCTTCAGCAGCGGACTCGCCTTCTCCGGCTTCGTGTACGTCGTCTACCTCGGCCTCGTCCTGTGGGGGCTGCGCGACTGGTGGCTGCGCACCCGCGCCGCCACCACGGCTCTGGAAGGAGCAACGGCATGA
- a CDS encoding carbon-nitrogen hydrolase family protein gives MPPSRIALLQSSGRPGDTVKNLEILAGAAREAAAGGAGLLVCPEMFLTGYAIGADVARLAEPADGPSAGAVSRIAAEHGIAVLYGYPERSGDGDARSDGAGDGAPVHNSARLVGPDGSPLADYRKTHLFGGFEREVFTPGDTPVVQADLGGLRVGIMICYDVEFPENVRAHALAGTDLLLVPTAQMHPFQFVAESLVPVRAFENQMYVAYVNRTGHEGAGADAFEFVGLSCLAGPDGLARARAGRGEELLFGDVDPDFLRASRAANPYLRDRRPDLYGALTRPRT, from the coding sequence ATGCCCCCGTCGCGTATCGCGCTGCTCCAGAGCTCCGGCCGGCCCGGCGACACCGTGAAGAACCTGGAGATCCTCGCCGGCGCCGCCCGTGAGGCGGCGGCGGGCGGCGCGGGGCTGCTCGTCTGCCCCGAGATGTTCCTCACCGGCTATGCCATCGGCGCGGACGTGGCACGTCTCGCCGAGCCCGCCGACGGCCCGTCCGCCGGGGCCGTGTCCCGGATCGCGGCCGAGCACGGCATCGCGGTCCTGTACGGCTACCCGGAACGCTCCGGCGACGGCGACGCCCGGTCCGACGGTGCCGGCGACGGCGCCCCGGTCCACAACTCCGCCCGGCTCGTCGGCCCGGACGGCTCGCCCCTCGCCGACTACCGCAAGACGCACCTCTTCGGCGGCTTCGAGCGGGAGGTCTTCACCCCGGGAGACACCCCGGTGGTCCAGGCCGACCTCGGCGGTCTGCGGGTCGGGATCATGATCTGCTACGACGTCGAGTTCCCGGAGAACGTACGCGCCCACGCCCTCGCCGGGACCGATCTGCTGCTGGTGCCGACCGCCCAGATGCACCCGTTCCAGTTCGTCGCCGAATCACTGGTGCCGGTGCGGGCCTTCGAGAACCAGATGTACGTCGCGTACGTGAACCGGACCGGCCACGAGGGCGCGGGCGCCGACGCGTTCGAGTTCGTCGGCCTCAGCTGTCTGGCCGGGCCGGACGGCCTCGCACGGGCCAGGGCCGGACGCGGCGAGGAACTGCTGTTCGGCGACGTGGACCCGGACTTCCTCCGGGCCTCCCGCGCCGCCAACCCGTATCTGCGCGACCGCCGGCCGGACCTGTACGGCGCACTGACCCGACCGCGTACCTGA
- the ribD gene encoding bifunctional diaminohydroxyphosphoribosylaminopyrimidine deaminase/5-amino-6-(5-phosphoribosylamino)uracil reductase RibD produces the protein MRRAVALAARALGATSPNPVVGCVILDAAGRSAGEGFHQRAGGPHAEIHALRAAGDRARGGTAYVTLEPCDHTGRTGPCSRALVEAGIARVVYAVADPDPAARGGAVTLRAAGVAVERGLLAEEAEAGNAAWLTSVRLGRPYVLWKYAATLDGRVAAADATSRWITSAESRADVHRLRAESDAVVVGSGTARVDDPHLAVRGVPGAVPPLRVVLDTEAGVVRAGARVLDGAAPTLIAVADDADTTHLKAAGPGGAPVDVVRLPRAARGLSVPALLADLHARGVRSVLLEGGPALAGAFVAAGAVDKVVGYLAPVLLGAGPAALGDAGITTLAGALRLRMTETVRVGPDLRVTAIPERRTAVPTAPAAHETTARPHADTPVHPVAATAQDAPKER, from the coding sequence ATGCGTCGCGCCGTCGCGCTCGCGGCCCGCGCGCTCGGCGCCACCAGCCCCAATCCGGTCGTCGGCTGCGTGATCCTCGACGCCGCCGGGCGGTCGGCCGGCGAGGGGTTCCACCAGCGGGCCGGTGGCCCGCACGCCGAGATCCACGCCCTGCGCGCGGCCGGCGACCGGGCCCGGGGCGGCACCGCCTACGTCACTCTCGAACCGTGCGACCACACCGGCCGCACCGGTCCCTGCTCGCGGGCGCTCGTCGAGGCCGGGATCGCCCGGGTCGTGTACGCGGTCGCCGACCCCGACCCGGCGGCCCGCGGCGGTGCCGTCACCCTCCGGGCGGCCGGTGTCGCCGTCGAGAGGGGGCTGCTCGCCGAGGAGGCCGAGGCGGGCAACGCGGCCTGGCTCACCTCCGTACGGCTCGGGCGTCCGTACGTCCTGTGGAAGTACGCCGCCACGCTCGACGGCCGCGTCGCCGCCGCCGACGCCACCAGCCGCTGGATCACCTCCGCCGAGTCCCGCGCCGATGTGCACCGGCTCCGCGCCGAGTCGGACGCCGTCGTCGTCGGCTCCGGCACCGCGCGCGTGGACGACCCGCACCTCGCCGTTCGCGGGGTGCCCGGCGCGGTCCCCCCGCTGCGCGTCGTCCTCGACACCGAGGCCGGCGTCGTACGGGCGGGGGCCCGCGTCCTGGACGGTGCCGCCCCCACACTGATCGCCGTCGCCGACGACGCCGACACGACGCACCTGAAGGCCGCCGGGCCCGGCGGGGCGCCGGTGGACGTCGTACGGCTGCCGCGCGCCGCACGCGGCCTGTCCGTCCCCGCGCTCCTCGCCGACCTGCACGCGCGCGGCGTCCGCTCCGTCCTCCTCGAAGGCGGCCCGGCGCTGGCCGGGGCCTTCGTCGCGGCCGGGGCCGTCGACAAGGTCGTCGGCTATCTCGCGCCGGTCCTGCTGGGCGCGGGCCCCGCCGCCCTGGGCGACGCCGGAATCACCACGCTCGCCGGGGCGTTGCGCCTGCGGATGACCGAGACCGTACGCGTCGGCCCCGACCTGCGCGTCACCGCGATCCCCGAGCGCCGAACCGCCGTACCGACCGCCCCCGCGGCACACGAGACCACCGCGCGACCACACGCGGACACCCCCGTACACCCTGTGGCCGCCACCGCACAGGACGCACCGAAGGAGCGCTGA
- a CDS encoding bifunctional 3,4-dihydroxy-2-butanone-4-phosphate synthase/GTP cyclohydrolase II produces the protein MTAQPTWYSTDNIEDFALDPVERAIADIAAGRPVVVVDDEDRENEGDLVIAAEKATPEIVAFMMSECRGLICAPMEGAELDRLELPQMVDHNTESMRTAFTVSVDAAPAHGVTTGISAADRATTLRLLAAGDTAGPGDFVRPGHVFPLRAKPGGVLVRNGHTEAAVDLARLAGLRPAGAIVEIAGEDGVMLRLPELVPFARKHGLTIISIEDLITHRRTTEPTVRREAEVHLPTAYGEFTAYGYRSTVDGVEHVALVHGDIGDGADILVRVHSECLTGDIFSSQRCDCGPQLQASMRRVTEAGRGVVVYLRGHEGRGIGLLSKLRAYELQERGRDTLDANLELGLPADARDYAAGARILDDLGVRSLRLMTNNPDKVDALVRHGLDVTAREPMPVQAGEHNLRYLRTKRDRMGHELPWLDPAAGSACATQ, from the coding sequence ATGACCGCACAGCCCACTTGGTACTCCACCGACAACATCGAGGACTTCGCCCTGGACCCCGTCGAACGGGCGATCGCGGACATCGCGGCGGGCCGCCCCGTCGTGGTCGTGGACGACGAGGACCGCGAGAACGAGGGCGACCTGGTCATCGCCGCCGAGAAGGCGACCCCCGAGATCGTCGCCTTCATGATGAGCGAGTGCCGGGGCCTGATCTGCGCCCCCATGGAGGGCGCGGAACTCGACCGGCTCGAACTGCCGCAGATGGTCGACCACAACACCGAGTCGATGCGCACCGCGTTCACCGTCTCCGTCGACGCGGCCCCCGCCCACGGCGTCACCACCGGCATCTCCGCCGCCGATCGCGCCACCACCCTCCGCCTGCTCGCCGCCGGCGACACGGCCGGGCCCGGGGACTTCGTCCGCCCCGGCCATGTCTTCCCGCTGCGCGCCAAGCCCGGCGGCGTCCTCGTCCGCAACGGCCACACCGAGGCGGCGGTCGACCTCGCGCGCCTCGCCGGACTGCGCCCCGCCGGGGCGATCGTGGAGATCGCGGGCGAGGACGGGGTGATGCTCCGGCTGCCCGAACTGGTCCCGTTCGCCCGCAAGCACGGACTGACGATCATCTCCATCGAGGACCTGATCACCCACCGGCGCACCACCGAGCCCACCGTCCGCCGTGAGGCCGAGGTCCATCTGCCCACCGCGTACGGCGAGTTCACGGCATACGGCTACCGGTCCACCGTGGACGGCGTCGAGCACGTCGCCCTGGTCCACGGCGACATCGGCGACGGCGCCGACATCCTCGTGCGGGTCCACTCCGAGTGCCTGACCGGCGACATCTTCTCCTCGCAGCGCTGCGACTGCGGCCCCCAGCTCCAGGCGTCCATGCGCCGGGTCACCGAGGCGGGCCGGGGCGTCGTCGTCTATCTGCGCGGCCACGAGGGGCGCGGCATCGGCCTGCTGTCCAAGCTGCGCGCGTACGAACTCCAGGAGCGCGGGCGCGACACCCTCGACGCCAATCTGGAACTCGGCCTGCCCGCCGACGCGCGGGACTACGCGGCCGGCGCCCGCATCCTGGACGACCTCGGGGTGCGCAGCCTGCGGCTGATGACCAACAACCCCGACAAGGTCGACGCGCTGGTACGGCACGGCCTGGACGTGACCGCCCGCGAACCCATGCCCGTCCAGGCGGGGGAGCACAACCTCCGCTATCTGCGCACCAAGCGGGACCGGATGGGGCACGAACTGCCCTGGCTCGACCCGGCCGCCGGCTCGGCCTGCGCCACCCAGTGA
- a CDS encoding flavin monoamine oxidase family protein, producing MTSTVPPSVPHPEETPSAGLPPITMFGPDFPYAYDDYLAHPAGIGQIPATGHGAEVAVVGGGLSGIVAAYELMKMGLRPVVYEADRIGGRLRTVGFDGCDPGLTAELGAMRFPPSSTALQHYIDLAGLETVPFPNPLAPGTPSTVVDLKGESHYARTIDDLPQVYRDVMAAWNTCLEEGADFSDMNRAMRERDVPRIREIWARLVEKLDNQTFYGFLCDSDAFKSFRHREIFGQVGFGTGGWDTDFPNSILEILRVVYSEADDHHRGIVGGSQQLPLRLWEREPAKLTHWPLGTSLASLHGGTPRPAVTRLHRTAGNRITVTDASGEIRTYRAAVFTAQSWLLLSKIDCDDSLFPIDHWTAMERTHYMESSKLFVPVDRPFWRDEALDDQGRPTGRDTLSMTLTDRMTRGTYLLDNGPDRPAVICLSYTWCDDSLKWLPLSANERMEVMLKSLREIYPTVDIRKHVIGSPVTVSWENEPYFMGAFKANLPGHYRYQRRLFTHFMQDRLPEDKRGVFLAGDDISWNAGWAEGAVQTALNAVWGVMTHFGGGTDATNPGPGDLYDEIAPVELPED from the coding sequence ATGACGTCCACGGTGCCCCCCTCCGTCCCGCACCCCGAGGAAACGCCGTCGGCCGGTCTGCCGCCGATCACCATGTTCGGCCCGGACTTCCCGTACGCCTACGACGACTACCTCGCCCACCCCGCCGGTATCGGCCAGATCCCGGCGACCGGGCACGGCGCCGAGGTCGCCGTCGTCGGCGGCGGGCTGTCGGGCATCGTCGCCGCGTACGAGCTCATGAAGATGGGCCTGCGCCCGGTCGTGTACGAGGCCGACCGGATCGGCGGCCGGCTGCGCACCGTCGGCTTCGACGGCTGCGACCCCGGACTGACCGCCGAGCTGGGCGCGATGCGCTTCCCGCCGTCGTCCACCGCGCTCCAGCACTACATCGACCTGGCCGGCCTGGAAACCGTGCCGTTCCCCAACCCCCTCGCCCCCGGCACCCCGTCGACCGTCGTGGACCTCAAGGGCGAGTCGCACTACGCCCGGACCATCGACGACCTGCCGCAGGTCTACCGCGACGTCATGGCCGCCTGGAACACCTGTCTGGAGGAGGGCGCCGACTTCTCCGACATGAACCGCGCCATGCGCGAACGCGACGTGCCGCGCATCCGCGAGATCTGGGCCCGGCTGGTGGAGAAGCTCGACAACCAGACCTTCTACGGCTTCCTCTGCGACTCCGACGCCTTCAAGTCCTTCCGGCACCGCGAGATCTTCGGCCAGGTCGGCTTCGGCACGGGCGGCTGGGACACCGACTTCCCCAACTCCATCCTGGAGATCCTGCGCGTCGTCTACTCCGAGGCCGACGACCACCACCGGGGCATTGTCGGCGGCAGCCAGCAGCTGCCGCTGCGGCTCTGGGAACGCGAGCCCGCCAAGCTCACCCACTGGCCGCTCGGCACCTCGCTCGCCTCCCTGCACGGCGGTACGCCGCGCCCCGCCGTGACCCGGCTGCACCGCACGGCGGGCAACCGGATCACCGTCACCGACGCGTCGGGGGAGATCCGCACCTACCGTGCCGCCGTCTTCACCGCCCAGTCCTGGCTGCTGCTCTCGAAGATCGACTGCGACGACTCGCTCTTCCCGATCGACCACTGGACGGCCATGGAGCGCACCCACTACATGGAGTCGTCCAAGCTGTTCGTGCCGGTGGACCGGCCGTTCTGGCGGGACGAGGCGCTGGACGACCAGGGCCGGCCCACCGGCCGCGACACCCTGTCGATGACCCTCACCGACCGGATGACGCGCGGCACGTACCTGTTGGACAACGGGCCCGACCGGCCGGCCGTGATCTGCCTCTCCTACACCTGGTGCGACGACAGCCTCAAGTGGCTGCCGCTGTCGGCGAACGAGCGGATGGAGGTCATGCTGAAGTCGCTCCGCGAGATCTATCCCACGGTGGACATCCGCAAGCACGTCATCGGCAGCCCCGTGACGGTCTCCTGGGAGAACGAGCCGTACTTCATGGGCGCGTTCAAGGCGAACCTGCCCGGCCACTACCGCTACCAGCGCCGGCTGTTCACCCACTTCATGCAGGACCGGCTGCCCGAGGACAAGCGCGGCGTCTTCCTGGCGGGCGACGACATCTCGTGGAACGCGGGATGGGCGGAGGGCGCCGTCCAGACGGCCCTGAACGCCGTCTGGGGCGTGATGACCCACTTCGGCGGCGGCACGGACGCGACGAACCCGGGTCCGGGCGACCTGTACGACGAGATCGCCCCGGTGGAACTGCCGGAGGACTGA
- a CDS encoding SDR family oxidoreductase — protein sequence MATILVTGGTGTLGRQVVDRLRTDGHSVRVLSRSAQPYAVDLRDDDSRALDRALEGADAVVHCATSTRGGDDRAAAHLVEAAVRAKVGHLLYVSIVGVDRLPLGYYRTKRIVERMVEDSGIGWTILRTTQFHDLVLRMLEGATKLPVAALLPAEVSLQPIGSAEVASRLADLATRPPSGRVPDLGGPEIRTLRDLADAYLRAAHHRRRLVSLPLFGKAYAGFREGLQLVPERAVGKETFEDFLATLKW from the coding sequence ATGGCGACAATCCTCGTGACCGGTGGGACGGGAACACTCGGCAGGCAGGTCGTGGACCGGCTGCGCACCGACGGGCACTCCGTCCGGGTGCTGAGCCGGAGCGCACAGCCGTATGCCGTCGATCTGCGCGACGACGACAGCAGAGCGCTGGACCGGGCGCTGGAGGGCGCGGACGCGGTGGTCCACTGCGCGACCTCCACGCGCGGCGGTGACGACCGGGCGGCGGCGCATCTGGTGGAGGCGGCGGTACGCGCGAAGGTCGGGCATCTGCTGTACGTCTCGATCGTCGGGGTGGACCGGCTGCCGCTCGGCTACTACCGGACGAAGCGGATCGTGGAGCGGATGGTGGAGGACTCGGGAATCGGCTGGACGATCCTGCGGACGACCCAGTTCCACGACCTGGTGCTGCGGATGCTGGAGGGCGCCACGAAACTGCCGGTTGCCGCGCTGCTCCCGGCGGAGGTGAGCCTCCAGCCGATCGGCTCGGCGGAGGTCGCGTCCCGGCTGGCCGACCTGGCCACGCGCCCGCCGTCGGGTCGGGTGCCGGACCTGGGCGGCCCGGAGATCCGGACACTCCGGGACCTGGCCGACGCGTACCTGCGGGCGGCGCACCACCGGCGGCGGCTGGTGTCGCTGCCGCTGTTCGGGAAGGCGTACGCGGGCTTCCGAGAGGGGCTCCAGCTCGTACCCGAACGGGCGGTGGGCAAGGAGACGTTCGAGGACTTCCTCGCGACGCTGAAGTGGTGA
- a CDS encoding MFS transporter, which produces MTKGPPVYDGSGLRRARYAVAAVFCVHGAVTGSFATRIPWIQDHAGLSAGQLGLALAFPALGASVAMPLAGAVSHRFGARTALRGLLTLWTLALTLPALAPNLLTLCLALFVFGATAGMADVAMNALGVEIENRLDKSIMSSLHGMWSTGALLGSAGGTLAAHMDSDARVHHLIAAVVLTVAGVVACRWVLDLRSTPEDEPPPRFALPPRSALAIGAIGFCAVFAEGASLDWSAVYLEDVLDTSPGVAAASTTAFALTMAVARLLGDRVVDRFGAVRCVRVGGLSATLGGALVVLAPNPVVAMSGFGLVGLGVAVVVPLAFAAAGRSGPNPSQAIAGVATITYTSGLIAPSAIGAVADATSLVVSFGLVTLLAFGLVLGASVLRTGDRRPAPAGGAGTETGSGAGAPAPSVPQD; this is translated from the coding sequence ATGACGAAGGGGCCACCGGTCTACGACGGATCAGGACTGCGCCGCGCCCGGTACGCCGTGGCCGCCGTTTTCTGCGTCCACGGCGCCGTCACCGGCAGTTTCGCGACCCGGATTCCCTGGATCCAGGACCACGCGGGGCTCAGCGCCGGGCAGTTGGGCCTCGCGCTCGCCTTCCCCGCCCTCGGCGCCTCGGTCGCGATGCCACTCGCGGGTGCGGTCAGCCACCGCTTCGGCGCGCGTACGGCGCTGCGCGGGCTGCTCACCCTGTGGACGCTCGCCCTCACCCTGCCCGCGCTCGCGCCCAATCTGCTGACGCTCTGTCTGGCGCTCTTCGTGTTCGGCGCGACGGCGGGCATGGCGGACGTGGCGATGAACGCGCTCGGTGTGGAGATCGAGAACCGTCTCGACAAGTCGATCATGTCCAGTCTGCACGGCATGTGGAGCACCGGCGCGCTGCTCGGCTCCGCCGGGGGCACGCTCGCCGCGCACATGGACAGCGATGCCCGTGTGCACCATCTGATCGCCGCCGTCGTCCTCACCGTGGCGGGCGTGGTCGCCTGCCGCTGGGTGCTCGACCTGCGCAGTACGCCGGAGGACGAGCCGCCGCCCCGCTTCGCCCTGCCGCCCAGGTCCGCGCTGGCCATCGGCGCGATCGGCTTCTGCGCGGTCTTCGCCGAGGGCGCGAGTCTCGACTGGTCGGCGGTCTATCTGGAGGACGTACTGGACACCTCCCCCGGTGTCGCCGCCGCGTCCACCACGGCGTTCGCGCTCACCATGGCCGTCGCGCGGCTGCTCGGGGACCGGGTCGTCGACCGCTTCGGCGCGGTGCGGTGCGTCAGGGTCGGCGGGCTCTCCGCGACCCTCGGCGGGGCCCTGGTGGTGCTCGCGCCGAATCCGGTGGTGGCGATGAGCGGGTTCGGCCTGGTCGGGCTCGGTGTGGCGGTGGTCGTACCGCTGGCCTTCGCCGCCGCCGGGCGCAGCGGGCCCAATCCCAGCCAGGCGATCGCGGGCGTCGCGACCATCACGTACACCTCGGGGCTGATCGCCCCCTCGGCGATCGGCGCGGTCGCCGACGCGACCTCGCTGGTGGTCTCGTTCGGTCTGGTGACGTTGTTGGCGTTCGGTCTGGTGCTGGGGGCGAGCGTGCTGAGGACCGGGGACCGCCGGCCGGCCCCGGCGGGCGGTGCCGGTACGGAGACCGGGAGCGGGGCAGGGGCGCCCGCGCCCTCCGTACCTCAGGACTGA
- a CDS encoding ROK family transcriptional regulator: MAASPSTARAINDRLALELLQEEGPLTAAQLKTLTGLSRPTVADLVERLQGSGLVRIVGESGGRRRGPNARLYGLVADRAHLAALDVRTQGVSVVVSDLLGATLAEAVLPIGSDTGVEPAVEGAAALLERTVRRAGAVRLHSVGIGAPGLIDPATGELRETSGVPVWHRRLVAALQQRLTATVLVENETNLAAVAEQRVGAARDQVAGTFVLLWLGLGVGAALVLDGKVRRGASGGAGEIGFLPVPGTSGLPSATACDGGFHTLAGSAGICELASRHGLFAEARPQEPRAAAVVRAAWAAGAAGDAFLDELAARLAVGAAAISAVLDPGRVVLGGEVGQAGGPALASRVEARLAEMSPLRTEVVASPLGGAAVLRGALFTARDAAQNDLFAPTV; this comes from the coding sequence ATGGCCGCATCCCCCAGCACGGCACGGGCCATCAACGACCGCCTCGCCCTGGAACTCCTCCAGGAAGAGGGCCCGTTGACGGCGGCGCAGCTCAAGACACTCACCGGGCTGTCCCGGCCCACGGTCGCCGATCTCGTGGAGCGCCTCCAGGGCTCCGGCCTGGTCAGGATCGTCGGCGAGTCCGGCGGCCGGCGCCGGGGCCCCAACGCACGGCTGTACGGGCTGGTCGCCGACCGCGCGCACCTCGCGGCGCTCGACGTCCGGACCCAGGGCGTCTCCGTCGTCGTCAGCGACCTCCTCGGGGCGACCCTCGCCGAGGCGGTGCTGCCCATCGGCAGCGACACCGGAGTGGAACCCGCCGTCGAGGGCGCGGCGGCCCTGCTGGAGCGCACGGTCCGCCGGGCCGGGGCCGTACGGCTGCACAGCGTCGGCATCGGCGCGCCCGGCCTCATCGATCCCGCGACCGGCGAACTCCGCGAGACCAGCGGCGTACCCGTCTGGCACCGAAGACTCGTCGCGGCCCTCCAGCAGCGCCTGACCGCGACCGTTCTCGTCGAGAACGAGACCAATCTCGCCGCCGTCGCCGAACAGCGCGTCGGCGCCGCCCGCGACCAGGTCGCGGGCACCTTCGTCCTGCTCTGGCTGGGCCTCGGCGTGGGCGCCGCGCTCGTCCTGGACGGCAAGGTCCGACGAGGCGCCTCGGGCGGCGCGGGGGAGATCGGTTTCCTGCCCGTGCCCGGCACCTCGGGGCTCCCCTCCGCCACCGCCTGCGACGGCGGGTTCCACACCCTCGCCGGATCGGCGGGCATCTGCGAACTCGCCTCCCGGCACGGCCTGTTCGCCGAGGCGAGACCCCAGGAACCGCGCGCGGCGGCCGTCGTACGAGCCGCGTGGGCGGCGGGCGCGGCGGGCGACGCCTTCCTGGACGAGCTGGCCGCCCGCCTCGCGGTCGGCGCGGCGGCCATCAGCGCCGTGCTCGACCCGGGCCGGGTCGTCCTCGGTGGCGAGGTCGGCCAGGCGGGCGGCCCGGCCCTGGCTTCCCGGGTCGAGGCCCGCCTCGCGGAGATGTCCCCGCTGCGCACCGAGGTCGTGGCGAGCCCACTGGGCGGCGCGGCCGTCCTGCGGGGAGCACTGTTCACCGCACGGGACGCCGCCCAGAACGACCTGTTCGCACCGACCGTCTGA
- a CDS encoding Lrp/AsnC family transcriptional regulator, which translates to MRLNKLDERIVHALAEDARRSFADIGSEVGLSAPAVKRRVDRLRAEGAITGFTVRVDPAALGWETEGFVEIYCRHKTSPEDIRRGLSRYPEVVSASTVTGDADAVVQVFASDMRHFERVLEQIAGEPYVERTKSVLVLSPLLRRFSSGAPG; encoded by the coding sequence GTGCGACTGAACAAGCTGGACGAACGCATCGTGCACGCCCTCGCCGAGGACGCCCGCCGCTCCTTCGCGGACATCGGCTCCGAGGTCGGCCTCTCGGCGCCCGCCGTGAAGCGGCGGGTCGACCGGCTGCGCGCCGAGGGCGCCATCACCGGCTTCACCGTACGGGTCGACCCGGCGGCGCTCGGCTGGGAGACCGAGGGTTTCGTCGAGATCTACTGCCGCCACAAGACCTCCCCCGAGGACATCCGGCGCGGACTGTCCCGCTATCCGGAGGTGGTGTCCGCGTCGACCGTCACGGGCGACGCCGACGCCGTCGTCCAGGTCTTCGCCTCCGACATGCGCCACTTCGAGCGGGTGCTCGAACAGATCGCGGGGGAGCCGTACGTGGAGCGCACGAAGTCCGTCCTGGTGCTCTCCCCCCTGCTCAGACGCTTCTCCTCGGGCGCGCCCGGCTGA
- a CDS encoding ATP-binding protein — MSDEPQSVILESPHRDTASARRAAAEFLTRHCPWVDLEAVLLVVSELVTNAVRHTSGWWRLHLTAGAGSLVVEIADSSPRLPEPRDPDFGGGGGFGWHMVQRLASRVEVRALPGGKRVRAIWDRPSRSKAAHAL, encoded by the coding sequence ATGAGTGATGAACCGCAGTCGGTGATCCTCGAATCACCCCACCGGGACACCGCGTCCGCCCGCAGGGCCGCCGCCGAATTCCTCACGCGGCACTGCCCGTGGGTGGATCTGGAGGCCGTGCTCCTCGTGGTGTCGGAACTGGTCACCAACGCCGTGCGGCACACCTCGGGCTGGTGGCGGCTCCATCTGACGGCGGGGGCGGGGTCGCTGGTGGTGGAGATCGCCGATTCGAGTCCGCGACTGCCCGAGCCGCGTGACCCGGACTTCGGCGGGGGCGGTGGATTCGGCTGGCACATGGTGCAGCGGCTGGCGAGCCGGGTGGAGGTCCGTGCCCTGCCCGGCGGCAAGCGGGTGCGGGCGATCTGGGACCGTCCGTCGAGGTCGAAGGCGGCGCACGCGCTCTGA
- a CDS encoding riboflavin synthase has translation MFTGIVEELGEVTAVENLGDSSRFRLRGPVVTDGARHGDSIAVNGVCLTVVDLAEGEFTADVMAETLDRSSLGALTPGSRVNLERPTAVGGRLGGHIVQGHVDGTGTVLERRTSDNWEIVTVALPAGLARYVVEKGSITVDGVSLTVVDAGSDFFTVSLIPTTLALTTLGIKQPGDPVNLEVDIIAKYVERLLTSGGRDTDGGRDERERVR, from the coding sequence GTGTTCACCGGAATCGTCGAAGAACTGGGTGAGGTCACCGCCGTGGAGAACCTCGGTGACTCCTCCCGCTTCCGACTGCGCGGCCCCGTCGTCACCGACGGCGCCCGGCACGGCGACTCGATCGCCGTCAACGGCGTCTGCCTGACCGTCGTGGACCTCGCCGAGGGCGAGTTCACCGCCGACGTGATGGCCGAGACCCTGGACCGTTCCAGCCTCGGCGCCCTCACCCCCGGCTCACGGGTCAACCTGGAGCGGCCCACGGCCGTCGGCGGCCGGCTCGGCGGACACATCGTCCAGGGCCATGTCGACGGCACCGGCACCGTCCTGGAGCGCCGGACGTCCGACAACTGGGAGATCGTCACCGTCGCACTCCCCGCCGGACTCGCCCGCTACGTGGTCGAGAAGGGCTCCATCACCGTGGACGGCGTCAGCCTCACCGTGGTCGACGCGGGCTCCGACTTCTTCACCGTCAGCCTCATCCCCACCACCCTCGCGCTGACCACGCTCGGCATCAAACAGCCCGGCGACCCGGTCAACCTGGAGGTCGACATCATCGCCAAGTACGTGGAGCGGCTGCTGACTTCCGGGGGCCGGGACACCGACGGCGGCCGGGACGAGCGGGAGCGGGTCCGATGA